From the genome of Hymenobacter sp. APR13, one region includes:
- a CDS encoding heavy metal translocating P-type ATPase → MPHHHPTPAAPAQPAAPAGGTETATLNIEGMTCASCSNFVEKALSRTPGVQRATVNLASEKATIEYLPGQIDRAGLKAAVEQAGYGVHEPVAPASPNVLASDQELDQRKAEAYQKLKRRFQVAVGLAVVIMPLSMLMLWPRMMNLIPTPVLNYVLLALTLPVLLYSGREFYVSAWNGFRHRTASMDTLIAVGTGAAFLYSLAATVIPHWFMQRGIMPEVYYDTTATIIALILLGKVLESRAKSKTSAAIKALMGLQAKTARVVRGGQEVDVPIEQVVPGDEVVVRPGEKVATDGVLLSGHSAVDESMLTGESLPVEKKQGDNVFGATLNKTGSFRFRVSKVGAETMLAQIVKLVEEAQGSRAPIQQLADKVSAVFVPVVVMIAIVTFVLWFDFAPEATRLPLALVNFVAVLIIACPCALGLATPTAIMVGTGKGAEHGVLIRNAEALEKAEKVTTVLLDKTGTITRGEPSVTDFVPVTGEATDRLLPLLAAVERQSEHPLAEAVVRYADAQGAAALSATAFQALEGRGASATVDGQAILLGNRRLLVEHQVPMTAAAEQAAAQLLDQAKTVLYAAMGGQVVALIGVADTVRDTSVAAIRHLQQKGIEVVMMTGDNPQTAAKVAEQVGIKRYFAEVLPADKAGKVKELQAEGRVVAMVGDGINDAPALAQADIGLAMGGGTDVAMEAAGITLMRSDLQGVVTAIDLSRQTMRTIKQNLFFAFIYNTLGIPIAAGLLFPLTGWLLSPMLAAGAMALSSVSVLTNSLRLRAYKRTA, encoded by the coding sequence ATACCCCATCATCACCCCACCCCGGCGGCACCCGCCCAGCCAGCGGCGCCCGCTGGCGGCACCGAGACCGCCACGCTTAACATCGAGGGCATGACCTGCGCGTCCTGCTCCAACTTTGTGGAGAAGGCGCTCAGCCGCACGCCCGGCGTGCAGCGCGCCACCGTAAACCTGGCCAGCGAAAAGGCCACCATCGAGTACCTGCCGGGCCAGATTGACCGCGCCGGCCTGAAGGCGGCCGTGGAGCAGGCCGGCTACGGTGTGCACGAGCCGGTCGCGCCGGCTTCGCCCAACGTGCTGGCTTCCGACCAGGAGCTGGACCAGCGCAAGGCCGAGGCTTACCAGAAGCTCAAACGCCGCTTCCAGGTAGCGGTGGGGCTGGCCGTGGTCATCATGCCGTTGAGTATGCTCATGCTCTGGCCCCGGATGATGAACCTGATCCCGACGCCGGTACTCAACTACGTGCTGCTGGCCCTGACATTGCCCGTGCTGCTCTACAGCGGCCGCGAGTTTTACGTCTCGGCCTGGAACGGCTTCCGGCACCGCACCGCCAGCATGGACACGCTCATCGCCGTGGGCACCGGGGCGGCCTTTCTCTACAGCTTGGCCGCCACGGTGATTCCCCACTGGTTTATGCAGCGCGGCATCATGCCCGAGGTGTACTACGACACCACGGCCACCATCATTGCCTTGATTCTACTGGGCAAGGTGCTCGAAAGCCGGGCCAAGTCCAAGACCTCGGCCGCCATCAAGGCCCTGATGGGGCTGCAGGCCAAAACCGCCCGCGTAGTGCGGGGCGGGCAGGAAGTAGACGTGCCCATCGAGCAGGTCGTGCCCGGCGACGAAGTGGTGGTGCGCCCTGGGGAGAAAGTAGCTACCGACGGCGTGCTGCTCAGCGGCCACTCGGCCGTCGATGAGAGCATGCTCACCGGCGAGAGCCTGCCGGTGGAAAAGAAGCAGGGCGACAACGTGTTCGGGGCCACCCTCAACAAGACCGGCTCGTTCCGCTTTCGCGTCAGCAAAGTGGGCGCCGAAACCATGCTGGCCCAGATTGTAAAGCTGGTGGAAGAAGCCCAGGGCAGCCGCGCCCCCATCCAGCAGCTGGCCGACAAAGTCAGCGCGGTGTTCGTGCCGGTGGTGGTTATGATTGCCATCGTCACCTTTGTGCTCTGGTTTGACTTTGCCCCCGAAGCCACGCGCCTGCCGCTGGCGCTGGTCAACTTTGTAGCCGTGCTCATCATCGCCTGTCCCTGCGCCCTGGGCCTGGCCACGCCTACGGCCATTATGGTCGGCACCGGCAAGGGGGCCGAGCACGGCGTGCTGATTCGCAATGCCGAGGCCCTGGAGAAAGCGGAGAAGGTAACCACCGTGCTGCTCGACAAAACCGGCACTATCACCCGCGGGGAGCCCAGCGTGACGGACTTCGTGCCCGTCACCGGGGAAGCTACTGACCGCCTGCTGCCCCTGCTGGCCGCCGTGGAGCGGCAGAGCGAGCATCCCCTGGCCGAGGCCGTAGTGCGCTACGCCGATGCCCAGGGCGCCGCAGCGCTGTCGGCCACCGCGTTTCAGGCTTTGGAAGGCCGTGGGGCCAGTGCCACGGTGGACGGGCAGGCTATTTTGCTGGGCAACCGCCGCTTGCTCGTCGAGCACCAGGTGCCGATGACGGCCGCGGCCGAGCAGGCCGCCGCGCAGCTGCTGGACCAAGCCAAGACCGTGCTCTACGCCGCGATGGGCGGGCAGGTGGTGGCCCTGATTGGGGTAGCCGATACCGTACGCGACACGTCGGTGGCCGCGATTCGCCATTTGCAGCAAAAAGGCATTGAGGTGGTGATGATGACCGGCGACAACCCACAAACCGCCGCCAAGGTAGCCGAACAGGTAGGCATCAAGCGCTACTTTGCCGAGGTGCTGCCCGCCGATAAGGCCGGCAAGGTGAAAGAGTTGCAAGCCGAAGGCCGCGTGGTGGCCATGGTCGGGGACGGTATCAACGACGCGCCCGCCCTGGCCCAGGCCGACATCGGCCTGGCCATGGGCGGCGGCACCGACGTGGCCATGGAAGCGGCCGGCATCACGCTCATGCGCTCGGATTTGCAGGGCGTGGTCACGGCCATTGACCTCTCGCGCCAAACCATGCGCACAATTAAGCAGAACCTCTTTTTCGCCTTCATCTACAACACGCTGGGCATTCCTATTGCGGCCGGCCTGCTCTTCCCGCTCACCGGCTGGCTGCTCTCGCCCATGCTGGCCGCCGGGGCCATGGCCCTGAGCTCGGTGTCGGTGCTGACCAACTCGCTGCGCCTGCGCGCTTATAAGCGGACCGCATAA
- a CDS encoding heavy metal-binding domain-containing protein — MHRVPLSLLALASVLTVAGCSSETESSSATNTVTTPTDAPAGAGADHGAGHTYACPMHPEVTSTKAGETCPKCGMKLEHNDQAAGNGKAYAMKFEPQPMQLTAGQPSQLVFTPQEVGNEAAPVPLALVHEKKIHLIIVSKDLGQFYHEHPDYTAQGNYKVTYTFPKGGDYVLFQDYTPTGAGHQLGRQPITVQGPKYAPVTFKNDDMQWEQDGYQATLSFDKPLTTGQLLGMSITIQKDGQPVTDLDNYLGALGHVVVISQDTERYLHVHPNDQADKGPRIGFNTNFEAPGLYRVFLQFNHGGKIHTGDFTINVKGTAAS, encoded by the coding sequence ATGCATCGCGTACCCCTTTCGCTGCTGGCCCTGGCCAGCGTCCTGACCGTGGCCGGCTGCTCTTCCGAAACCGAGTCGAGTAGCGCCACTAACACCGTAACCACACCCACGGATGCGCCAGCCGGCGCCGGGGCGGATCACGGCGCCGGCCACACCTATGCCTGCCCCATGCACCCCGAGGTGACCAGCACCAAGGCCGGGGAGACTTGCCCCAAGTGCGGCATGAAGCTCGAACACAACGATCAGGCGGCCGGCAACGGCAAAGCCTACGCCATGAAGTTTGAGCCGCAGCCCATGCAACTCACGGCCGGGCAGCCCTCGCAGCTCGTCTTCACCCCCCAGGAAGTCGGCAACGAGGCCGCGCCCGTGCCCCTGGCCCTGGTGCACGAAAAGAAAATTCACCTGATCATCGTCAGCAAGGACCTGGGCCAGTTCTACCACGAACACCCCGACTATACTGCCCAGGGCAACTATAAGGTCACCTACACTTTCCCCAAGGGCGGCGACTACGTGCTGTTTCAGGACTACACGCCCACGGGAGCTGGCCACCAGCTGGGCCGCCAGCCCATCACGGTGCAGGGCCCGAAGTACGCCCCGGTAACGTTCAAAAATGATGACATGCAGTGGGAGCAGGATGGCTACCAGGCCACGCTCTCCTTTGACAAGCCGCTCACCACGGGTCAGCTGCTGGGCATGAGCATCACCATCCAAAAGGACGGCCAGCCGGTCACTGACCTGGACAACTACCTCGGTGCCCTGGGCCACGTGGTGGTCATTAGCCAGGACACGGAGCGCTACCTGCACGTGCATCCCAATGACCAAGCCGACAAAGGCCCGCGGATCGGCTTCAACACCAACTTCGAAGCTCCTGGCCTCTACCGCGTCTTCCTGCAGTTCAACCACGGCGGTAAGATCCATACCGGCGACTTCACTATCAACGTGAAGGGCACGGCCGCTAGCTGA
- a CDS encoding DUF305 domain-containing protein has translation MAMNDMMAKMDAMKMKGNTDHDFAHMMLEHHKGALAMADLELRDGKDATMRQMAEKIKADQQKEISELEPIAERLDSAPNNYKPMDPIDPFTSKMKASMDGMMQNLPSMVADPDMNFNMMMTVHHQSAVDMAKAELAHGKDTKLKEMAQMMIDAQQKEIAEFKAWHGKNADKM, from the coding sequence ATGGCCATGAACGATATGATGGCCAAAATGGACGCCATGAAGATGAAGGGCAACACCGACCACGATTTTGCCCACATGATGCTGGAGCACCACAAAGGTGCCCTGGCCATGGCTGACCTCGAGCTGCGCGACGGCAAGGACGCCACCATGCGGCAAATGGCCGAGAAGATCAAGGCTGATCAGCAAAAGGAAATCAGTGAGCTGGAGCCCATTGCTGAGCGGCTAGACTCCGCCCCCAATAACTATAAGCCAATGGATCCGATCGACCCCTTCACCAGCAAGATGAAGGCCTCCATGGACGGCATGATGCAGAACCTGCCCAGCATGGTGGCCGACCCGGACATGAACTTCAACATGATGATGACGGTGCACCACCAAAGCGCCGTGGACATGGCCAAAGCCGAACTGGCTCACGGCAAGGACACCAAGCTCAAGGAGATGGCCCAGATGATGATTGACGCCCAACAGAAGGAAATCGCCGAATTCAAGGCCTGGCACGGCAAAAACGCCGACAAAATGTAA
- a CDS encoding heavy metal-binding domain-containing protein, translated as MKLFSISLTTAALFALAPLASQAQHSHAGGKPDAHTAPGETHAHVAPHGGVVRSANPYHMELVQHTGELHIYLLADKNASVPSKSLSGTVMVQTTDNKTMTVTLVAGGTDHLVAKLPAGTKVRTAIVSLKADGKAINTRFDKLDAGAQGSKAVGAAYECPMKCEGSASSKPGTCPKCGMALVKKA; from the coding sequence ATGAAGCTTTTCAGCATTTCCCTGACGACCGCCGCTCTGTTTGCCCTGGCTCCCCTGGCCTCGCAGGCCCAGCACTCGCACGCCGGTGGCAAGCCGGATGCCCACACCGCACCTGGCGAAACCCACGCCCACGTAGCCCCGCACGGCGGCGTAGTACGCTCGGCCAACCCCTACCACATGGAGCTGGTGCAGCACACTGGTGAGTTGCACATCTACCTGTTGGCCGATAAAAATGCCTCCGTGCCCAGTAAGTCGCTCTCGGGCACGGTGATGGTGCAAACCACCGACAACAAAACTATGACCGTGACGCTGGTAGCTGGTGGTACCGACCACCTGGTGGCCAAACTGCCCGCCGGGACGAAAGTGCGCACGGCCATCGTCAGCCTGAAAGCCGATGGCAAAGCCATTAACACCCGCTTCGACAAGCTCGACGCGGGGGCTCAGGGTAGCAAGGCGGTTGGCGCCGCTTACGAGTGCCCCATGAAGTGCGAAGGCAGCGCCAGCTCGAAGCCTGGCACCTGCCCAAAGTGCGGCATGGCCCTCGTGAAAAAGGCCTAG
- a CDS encoding TolC family protein encodes MKFLNLKWAAQGLLVLALIGLLLEDARAQTAISLDSAEALTLRRHPRLRQSDREIEEQRALKRGSFAPANPDFLFSAPTGEMWAPGVVQTIDLPNVYRRQRQVAQAGVTLAERNREVSRASVLRDTRLAYLSLQFAEAQVRQLTYQDSLFRALRVATERLFAAGEVTSLQRISTDAEARQVTVQLQQATADQRAAQRRLGLLLGQPTAALTTTTDLRRTGPELGQVGGALLSSLPTEDSTALVRSPTLAAATQNVALSQSGISLVRARRTPALTVGYQNQGYDYSPTRYRFQFGVSVPIWFWTYRSQLQAATARSQAANYQLQAQRLELSGQYQQALADSRKFAASLGYYEQTGLPQSQAIISQSQRLFRAGEVSYLQLILSLNQAFAIQNTYLTTIRDYRQALVELNYLRGE; translated from the coding sequence ATGAAGTTTCTAAACCTGAAATGGGCAGCGCAAGGGCTGCTGGTGCTGGCGCTGATTGGGTTGCTCCTAGAAGACGCGCGGGCCCAAACCGCCATCAGCCTCGACAGCGCCGAAGCCCTCACGTTGCGGCGGCACCCACGGCTGCGGCAGTCTGATCGCGAAATCGAGGAGCAGCGCGCGCTCAAACGGGGCTCCTTCGCACCCGCCAACCCGGACTTTCTGTTCTCGGCGCCCACGGGGGAAATGTGGGCCCCCGGCGTAGTACAAACCATCGACTTGCCTAACGTCTACCGGCGCCAGCGCCAAGTGGCCCAGGCAGGTGTTACCCTGGCCGAACGCAACCGCGAGGTGAGCCGGGCCAGCGTGCTGCGCGATACCCGCCTGGCCTACCTCAGCCTGCAGTTTGCCGAGGCGCAGGTGCGACAGCTTACCTATCAGGACAGCCTGTTTCGCGCCCTGCGCGTGGCCACCGAGCGCCTGTTCGCCGCCGGCGAAGTCACCTCCCTGCAGCGCATCAGCACCGACGCCGAGGCGCGGCAGGTGACCGTGCAGCTGCAGCAGGCGACTGCCGACCAGCGCGCCGCCCAGCGCCGCCTGGGCTTGCTGTTGGGCCAACCCACTGCGGCCCTGACCACCACCACCGACCTGCGCCGCACCGGCCCCGAACTGGGGCAGGTGGGTGGGGCGCTGCTCAGCAGTCTGCCCACCGAAGACAGCACCGCCCTGGTACGTAGCCCTACGCTGGCGGCTGCCACCCAGAACGTGGCCTTGAGCCAGTCGGGCATCAGCTTAGTTCGAGCCCGGCGCACACCGGCTCTGACGGTGGGCTATCAGAATCAGGGGTACGATTATTCGCCTACTCGCTACCGCTTCCAGTTTGGGGTATCGGTTCCCATCTGGTTCTGGACCTACCGCTCGCAGCTGCAGGCGGCTACGGCTCGCTCCCAGGCCGCCAACTATCAGCTCCAGGCCCAGCGGCTGGAGTTGAGTGGACAGTATCAGCAGGCCCTAGCTGACTCGCGCAAGTTTGCGGCCTCGCTGGGCTACTACGAACAAACCGGTCTGCCCCAGTCACAGGCCATTATCAGCCAATCCCAGCGCCTGTTCCGCGCCGGGGAAGTCAGCTACCTACAGCTGATTTTGAGCCTGAACCAGGCGTTCGCCATTCAGAATACCTACCTGACCACCATCCGCGACTACCGCCAGGCTTTGGTCGAGCTTAACTACCTGCGGGGCGAATAA
- a CDS encoding efflux RND transporter periplasmic adaptor subunit has product MKTHYKFLAATAAVGFGLTVLLPPPGTVQAHGGEDHGGEAKASTGVALTDEVLLPKESQFLFQVRTNLAEYSTTYSRATLYGTVSAAAGGEGRVVVPQGGRIVSLSAQVGQSVRAGQTLAVIEQTLDATQQIGLSTERANAQAELRAAQQDYARLQSIADIAARKDVVAAELRLRQARQNASIYNGQGQQRRISITSPVSGTVDVFNLAVGQQVNQGDELLRVLNPGKLRVEAQVFAQDLAKITPGAQFRVEGLQGQAGVPARLVVFSNVVNPVNQARQLVLELDATESSAYRAGQAVNVQVVGQTGGGRSQLVVPTSAITDLNGKPVVFVHTEPEHFKIRFVQPGAVNGQQTVLLQGQVNENDRVVTAGTYQLKSIYLNQ; this is encoded by the coding sequence ATGAAGACCCACTATAAATTCCTGGCGGCCACAGCCGCAGTTGGCTTCGGATTGACCGTGCTGTTGCCTCCGCCGGGTACGGTACAGGCGCACGGGGGTGAAGACCACGGTGGCGAAGCCAAAGCCAGCACCGGCGTGGCCTTGACCGATGAGGTATTGCTGCCCAAAGAAAGTCAGTTTCTGTTTCAGGTACGGACCAACCTGGCCGAGTACTCCACCACCTATAGCCGGGCCACGCTCTACGGCACGGTATCGGCGGCAGCCGGGGGCGAAGGGCGAGTCGTCGTGCCCCAGGGGGGGCGCATCGTGAGCCTCTCGGCGCAAGTGGGCCAATCCGTGCGGGCCGGGCAGACGCTGGCCGTTATCGAGCAAACCCTGGATGCTACCCAGCAGATTGGACTCAGCACCGAGCGGGCTAATGCCCAGGCCGAATTGCGCGCCGCCCAACAAGACTATGCCCGGCTGCAGAGCATCGCCGACATCGCGGCCCGCAAGGACGTGGTGGCGGCCGAGCTTCGCCTGCGCCAGGCCCGGCAGAACGCCAGCATTTACAACGGGCAGGGTCAGCAGCGCCGAATATCCATTACCTCGCCGGTGAGCGGCACGGTGGATGTATTCAACCTGGCCGTGGGCCAGCAGGTAAACCAGGGCGACGAGCTGCTGCGGGTATTGAACCCGGGTAAGCTGCGGGTGGAAGCTCAGGTGTTTGCCCAGGACTTGGCTAAGATCACGCCCGGCGCGCAGTTCCGCGTGGAAGGCCTGCAGGGGCAGGCCGGTGTACCGGCCCGGCTCGTGGTGTTCTCCAACGTGGTGAACCCCGTGAACCAGGCCCGCCAATTGGTGCTGGAGCTGGACGCTACCGAGAGTAGTGCCTACCGCGCGGGCCAGGCGGTGAACGTGCAGGTCGTAGGTCAGACGGGTGGGGGCCGGTCCCAGCTGGTAGTACCCACTTCCGCTATCACCGACCTCAATGGCAAACCCGTCGTGTTCGTGCACACCGAGCCCGAGCACTTTAAGATTCGCTTTGTGCAGCCGGGAGCGGTCAACGGGCAGCAAACGGTACTGCTGCAAGGCCAGGTCAACGAAAATGACCGGGTAGTGACCGCCGGCACTTACCAGCTCAAGTCCATTTACCTCAACCAATAG
- a CDS encoding YybH family protein — translation MKNRFAFAALLALLTLTAATAQAQTAPAAGSAADEAAVKMVLTKYQQAVQKLDTTGTHRLFAPNSQVFESGGVEGTYRHYAEHHLGPELKEFSAFTFSDYKAAVQVDGPYAFATETYTYTINLKNGPQDKQAKAPVVRRGVATSVLRKNAAGQWQIMSTHSSARTPRPKK, via the coding sequence ATGAAAAATCGCTTTGCCTTTGCCGCTTTGCTTGCCCTGCTGACCCTTACCGCCGCCACGGCACAGGCCCAGACGGCCCCCGCCGCCGGCTCCGCTGCCGATGAGGCCGCCGTGAAAATGGTGCTGACCAAGTACCAGCAGGCCGTGCAAAAACTCGATACGACGGGTACCCACCGCCTGTTCGCACCTAACTCCCAGGTGTTTGAGTCGGGCGGGGTGGAAGGCACTTACCGCCACTATGCCGAGCACCATCTGGGGCCGGAGTTGAAAGAGTTCAGCGCCTTCACCTTTAGCGACTACAAGGCCGCCGTGCAGGTCGACGGTCCCTACGCCTTCGCGACGGAGACTTACACCTACACGATCAATCTCAAGAACGGCCCCCAGGATAAGCAGGCCAAGGCGCCTGTTGTCCGCCGCGGGGTGGCCACGTCGGTGCTGCGCAAAAACGCCGCCGGCCAGTGGCAGATTATGAGCACCCACTCCTCGGCTCGCACCCCACGTCCTAAAAAATAA
- a CDS encoding efflux RND transporter permease subunit: protein MLDQIIRFALQNRLLMLAFALGLLIAGTYTAGQLPVDVLPDLDRPRVTVFLEAPGMAPEEVEALVTLPVETALNGATGVSAVRSNSAIGLGMVFVEFDYGTDIFTARQIVSEKLQTTGEQLPQGVTPVLGPISSVMGQIMLVGLTGGKQTNAADLRTLANYTVRQRLLSIPGVAQVIPIGGDNLQYQVLLDMPRLNATGLTVNQVEEALRQSNLNTTGNFFDRNGSEVLIRNLGRLRSVKDIENIIVGYRDQSPVRVADVANVEFGARFKRGDGSVNGKPAVILSIEKQPGAATVGLTQAVEKALVELKPSLPKDVQVNTRLFKQSEFIDSSITNVEEALRDGAILVVIVLFAFLLNVRTTFISLVAIPLSLLVTALVFRLAGISINTMTLGGLAIAIGELVDDAIVDVENVYRRLRENRQRATPQPVLKVIYAASSEVRNSIVYATIIVVLVFLPLFALEGMEGRIFAPLGIAYITSIVASLFVSLTVTPVLCYYLLPKMKQMDHPETDGPLVRWLKKKDTRLLTWGLTHPKLILTSTALLFVMAAAMVPFFGTEFLPPFNEGSLTVNFSAPAGTSLTESNRLGTLGEEQMLKIPEVAYTARRTGRAELDEHAESVNNSEIEVAFKTEEELEKEGKTMRSRDEILADMRQKLSLITGVNVNIGQPISHRLDHLLSGVRAQVAIKVFGNDLLELRRYANEIRTAAGTVPGVVDLQVEKQVQIPQLLIRPKDDALRAYGMARGEVVRDLETLFQGAVVSQMLDGQKRFDLVVKLPEAQRNDIAAIGQTRIETPTGAMIPVSQVADVIYEPGPNTVNHENTQRRITISLNVAERDLGSTVKEIQAKVSQQVKLPAGYYLTYGGQFESQQSASQKILWLSLFSLAGIFLVLYSHFKSTYMVGQIMLNIPLALIGSVVAVLLTGSTFSIASLVGFITLTGIASRNGIMMISHYIHLVEHEGETFGKKMIVRGSLERLVPVLMTALVAALALVPLTLAKDAPGKEILYPVATVILGGLLSSTFLDIIVTPVVFWLVGEKALTQYFAAHREVGLDEHPQELDAQPLTPPGDQTDLSPAL from the coding sequence ATGCTCGATCAGATAATTCGCTTTGCCCTGCAGAACCGCCTGCTGATGCTGGCCTTCGCCCTGGGCCTGCTCATTGCCGGCACCTACACCGCGGGCCAGCTGCCCGTGGACGTGCTGCCCGACCTGGACCGTCCTCGCGTGACGGTATTCTTAGAAGCCCCGGGCATGGCGCCCGAGGAAGTGGAGGCCCTGGTGACGCTACCCGTGGAAACGGCCCTGAACGGAGCCACCGGCGTGTCGGCGGTGCGCTCCAACTCGGCCATCGGCCTGGGCATGGTGTTCGTGGAGTTCGACTACGGCACCGATATTTTCACGGCCCGCCAGATCGTGAGTGAAAAGCTCCAGACCACCGGCGAGCAGCTGCCCCAGGGCGTAACGCCCGTGCTGGGGCCCATTTCCTCGGTTATGGGCCAGATTATGCTCGTGGGCCTGACAGGAGGCAAGCAGACCAATGCGGCTGATTTGCGCACGCTGGCCAACTACACCGTGCGCCAACGCCTGCTCTCCATACCCGGCGTGGCCCAGGTCATTCCCATCGGCGGCGACAACCTGCAGTACCAGGTGCTGCTGGACATGCCCCGGCTAAATGCCACCGGCCTGACGGTAAACCAGGTGGAGGAAGCCTTGCGCCAGTCCAACCTGAACACCACGGGCAACTTCTTCGACCGTAATGGCTCGGAGGTGCTCATCCGCAACCTGGGCCGGCTGCGCTCGGTCAAGGACATCGAAAACATTATCGTCGGCTACCGCGACCAGTCCCCGGTCCGCGTGGCGGACGTGGCTAACGTGGAATTCGGGGCCCGCTTCAAGCGCGGCGACGGCAGCGTGAACGGTAAGCCCGCCGTCATCCTGAGCATTGAGAAGCAGCCGGGGGCCGCCACCGTGGGTCTCACGCAGGCCGTGGAGAAGGCCCTGGTCGAGCTCAAGCCCTCTTTGCCCAAGGATGTGCAGGTAAATACGCGCCTGTTCAAGCAGTCGGAGTTCATTGATTCCTCCATTACCAACGTGGAGGAGGCCTTGCGCGATGGGGCCATTCTCGTGGTCATCGTCTTGTTTGCCTTTCTGCTGAATGTGCGCACCACCTTTATTTCGTTGGTGGCTATTCCGTTATCGCTGCTCGTGACGGCGCTGGTGTTTCGCCTGGCGGGCATCTCCATCAACACCATGACGTTGGGCGGGCTGGCCATCGCCATCGGCGAGCTCGTGGACGATGCCATCGTGGACGTGGAGAACGTATACCGCCGCCTGCGCGAAAACCGGCAACGGGCCACTCCCCAGCCGGTACTCAAGGTTATCTATGCGGCCTCATCGGAGGTACGCAACTCCATCGTGTACGCCACCATCATCGTGGTGCTGGTGTTCCTGCCGCTGTTTGCGCTGGAAGGCATGGAAGGACGAATCTTTGCGCCCTTGGGCATTGCCTACATCACCAGCATCGTGGCTTCGCTGTTCGTGTCGCTCACCGTCACGCCGGTGCTATGTTACTACCTACTGCCGAAGATGAAGCAGATGGACCACCCCGAAACGGATGGTCCACTGGTGCGCTGGCTGAAGAAGAAGGATACTCGCCTGCTTACTTGGGGCCTGACCCACCCTAAACTCATCCTGACCTCCACGGCCTTGCTCTTTGTCATGGCCGCGGCCATGGTGCCTTTCTTCGGCACGGAGTTTCTGCCGCCTTTCAACGAAGGCTCGCTGACGGTCAACTTCTCGGCCCCCGCCGGCACGTCGCTAACGGAAAGCAACCGGTTGGGCACGCTGGGTGAGGAGCAAATGCTCAAGATTCCGGAAGTGGCCTACACGGCCCGCCGCACCGGCCGCGCCGAGCTCGACGAGCACGCCGAGTCGGTGAATAACTCGGAAATTGAGGTGGCCTTCAAAACGGAGGAAGAACTGGAAAAGGAGGGCAAAACCATGCGCAGCCGGGACGAGATTCTGGCCGATATGCGCCAGAAGCTCAGCCTGATCACGGGCGTGAACGTGAACATCGGCCAGCCCATCTCCCACCGCCTCGACCACCTCTTGTCGGGCGTGCGTGCCCAGGTGGCCATCAAGGTGTTCGGCAATGATTTGCTGGAGCTGCGCCGCTACGCCAATGAAATCCGCACGGCGGCCGGCACGGTGCCGGGCGTGGTGGACCTACAGGTCGAGAAGCAGGTGCAGATACCGCAGCTGCTCATCCGGCCCAAGGACGACGCCCTACGAGCCTACGGCATGGCCCGGGGCGAAGTGGTGCGTGACCTGGAAACCCTGTTTCAGGGCGCCGTGGTCTCGCAGATGCTCGACGGGCAGAAGCGCTTCGACCTGGTGGTGAAGCTGCCCGAAGCGCAGCGCAACGACATCGCGGCCATTGGCCAGACCCGCATTGAGACGCCCACGGGCGCCATGATTCCCGTGAGCCAGGTGGCGGATGTCATCTACGAGCCGGGGCCCAACACCGTCAACCACGAAAATACCCAGCGCCGCATTACCATCTCGCTTAACGTAGCCGAGCGCGACCTGGGCTCCACGGTGAAGGAGATTCAAGCCAAAGTCAGCCAGCAGGTGAAGCTGCCGGCGGGCTACTACCTCACCTACGGCGGGCAGTTCGAGAGCCAGCAGTCGGCCTCGCAAAAGATTCTGTGGCTGAGCTTGTTTTCGCTGGCCGGCATCTTCCTGGTGCTCTACTCGCACTTCAAGTCCACCTACATGGTGGGCCAGATTATGCTTAACATCCCCCTGGCCCTGATTGGCTCGGTGGTGGCGGTGCTGCTCACGGGCAGCACGTTCAGCATTGCCTCGCTCGTGGGCTTTATCACGCTCACCGGCATTGCCTCGCGCAACGGCATCATGATGATTTCCCACTACATCCACCTCGTGGAGCATGAGGGCGAGACCTTCGGCAAAAAGATGATCGTCCGCGGCTCGCTGGAGCGCCTGGTGCCCGTGCTGATGACGGCGCTGGTAGCGGCCCTGGCCCTGGTGCCGCTCACGCTGGCCAAGGACGCCCCGGGCAAGGAAATCCTCTACCCGGTGGCCACCGTCATCCTCGGAGGGCTGCTCTCGTCCACCTTTCTCGACATCATCGTCACGCCCGTGGTGTTCTGGCTGGTAGGGGAGAAGGCCTTGACCCAGTATTTCGCCGCCCATCGGGAAGTAGGCCTGGATGAGCACCCGCAGGAACTGGATGCGCAGCCGCTCACGCCCCCGGGCGATCAGACCGATTTGTCCCCGGCCCTGTAG